The Octopus bimaculoides isolate UCB-OBI-ISO-001 unplaced genomic scaffold, ASM119413v2 Scaffold_217185, whole genome shotgun sequence genome includes a region encoding these proteins:
- the LOC128251571 gene encoding uncharacterized protein LOC128251571, protein MPQDSAKVALHYTGQPQVAVDEDKQKVILKYPTKKGYTPPISPIQISGRGEHVYEDSRVCVRTPENMTLSVYEEPDGATRCSISPEGARGAQGEINISIAEEKEKPRKVETTKLIIDPCCHHIHGTTTKLQLNTKKANLCQKCGRPKADTCPFSEQTDAKAVVTDFICEHCLRHGHIVIDSGKTSRSRTPESKSSRSQTPESRSGRGRTPERRTGRARTPESRKGRTHTPESRSSRARTPEGRSERKRTPDAEIRRPHTPETKLVKRKCCCGKVIYEHVPITTKEITKDVESQVEESDFLCQACEEALRCHRRIDEVEIEDEPEVPPAPDKFEEHPCHHPKHHVHCIYSPPPPPQPEKIIEHPCHHCAYTVKCHSDPTRWPNQEEIEAAQPLCSATKCKYKAMKERKEQSSKFDPFTSLLYEEIHFAETVFRRCKRCSNIFSFRPTNKMRCELEMPTLCDECCGKPPPPVHCHHVPHYHPVVHHHHHDPQQEPPPPEHHHHHDHDHHHHDHDHHHHDDHHHHDHHHHHDDHEHHHHHDLHDPHHHDHHHHHHEVIKPCGCKKPVVCEHCRGTNQADTNLSAAQDFAKITDSVGRKTYTFETPLGGDKKNAPTVVGNVCVDLALCWDPTCKHKGKQNKELFGGSIAQGTPFPLDFDLNVDVPPLPFAKIDQVFDDDSVCETCVYSESTDTANFKDRDEKLEPYRHLYSYPQSNADEPQSNAEEDSVIIRETEDATTETKDTRLVDTSTSPDYMEDEEEEPIIVEIPTDEKSLQVDIEEEERKAKELIDNAKPKKSPLKKMLCCGSKRGGK, encoded by the coding sequence ATGCCCCAGGACAGCGCAAAAGTGGCCCTACATTATACGGGCCAACCTCAGGTTGCTGTAGATGAGGACAAGCAGAAAGTTATATTAAAATATCCAACCAAAAAGGGTTATACCCCTCCCATCTCTCCGATTCAGATATCCGGAAGAGGAGAACATGTTTACGAGGATTCACGGGTTTGCGTCAGAACTCCCGAGAATATGACATTGTCAGTTTACGAGGAGCCCGACGGTGCAACCAGATGCTCGATTAGCCCGGAGGGTGCCAGAGGAGCTCAAGGTGAGATAAACATTTCCATTGCGGAGGAGAAGGAAAAGCCCCGTAAAGTAGAAACGACGAAGCTTATCATAGACCCTTGTTGTCACCACATACACGGTACCACCACTAAGTTACAGCTGAACACGAAGAAGGCCAATTTGTGCCAAAAGTGCGGAAGACCTAAAGCAGATACGTGTCCATTTTCGGAACAGACTGATGCTAAAGCTGTAGTAACCGACTTCATTTGTGAACATTGTCTTAGACATGGCCATATAGTAATAGACAGTGGAAAGACGAGCCGTTCACGTACGCCAGAGTCAAAGTCAAGCCGTTCTCAAACGCCAGAATCTAGATCAGGCCGTGGGCGCACCCCAGAACGAAGGACAGGACGCGCGCGTACTCCAGAATCAAGAAAAGGCCGCACTCATACGCCAGAATCAAGATCGAGCCGTGCGCGTACCCCAGAAGGAAGATCAGAGCGCAAGCGTACGCCAGACGCAGAGATAAGACGTCCACATACACCAGAAACGAAGTTGGTCAAGAGGAAATGTTGTTGTGGAAAAGTAATATATGAACACGTACCGATTACTACTAAAGAAATTACTAAAGATGTGGAATCGCAGGTCGAGGAATCGGACTTCTTGTGTCAAGCGTGTGAAGAGGCCCTTCGATGCCACCGTCGCATTGATGAAGTGGAAATAGAAGATGAGCCGGAAGTTCCTCCTGCACCTGATAAGTTTGAAGAACATCCCTGCCACCACCCTAAACACCATGTGCATTGCATTTAtagtcctcctcctccaccacaacCTGAAAAGATTATTGAACACCCCTGCCATCACTGTGCTTACACAGTTAAATGCCATTCTGATCCGACTAGATGGCCAAATCAAGAAGAGATAGAGGCAGCACAGCCATTATGCAGTGCAACAAAATGTAAGTACAAAGcaatgaaagagaggaaagaacaaTCTTCAAAATTCGACCCCTTCACTTCGCTTCTCTATGAAGAGATTCATTTTGCCGAAACTGTATTCAGACGATGCAAAAGGTGCagtaatatattctcttttagaCCGACCAACAAAATGAGATGTGAATTGGAAATGCCGACATTGTGCGATGAATGCTGTGGGAAACCTCCACCACCTGTACACTGCCACCATGTGCCGCATTATCACCCcgttgtccatcatcatcatcatgatcctcagCAAGAGCCTCCACCACCtgagcaccaccaccatcatgatcatgatcatcaccatcatgatcatgatcatcaccatcatgatgatcatcaccatcatgatcatcaccatcatcatgatgatcatgagcatcaccaccatcatgatcttCATGATCcccaccatcatgaccaccaccaccaccatcatgaagTTATCAAGCCATGCGGATGCAAAAAACCAGTCGTCTGCGAACACTGTCGAGGTACAAATCAAGCCGATACAAATCTGTCAGCTGCGCAAGATTTCGCTAAAATTACTGATTCGGTTGGAAGGAAAACTTATACTTTTGAAACCCCATTAGGAGGAGACAAGAAAAACGCACCGACTGTTGTAGGAAATGTTTGTGTTGACCTAGCACTCTGTTGGGATCCTACTTGCAAACATAAAGGGAagcagaataaagaattatttggAGGTAGCATAGCCCAAGGTACACCTTTCCCTCTTGATTTTGATTTAAACGTTGATGTTCCACCACTTCCTTTCGCCAAAATTGACCAAGTATTTGATGACGATTCTGTTTGTGAAACATGTGTGTATAGCGAAAGTACGGACACGGCCAATTTCAAGGATCGTGACGAAAAATTGGAACCGTACAGACATTTATATAGCTATCCCCAATCAAATGCCGACGAACCGCAATCAAATGCCGAAGAAGACAGCGTGATAATAAGAGAAACAGAAGATGCCACAACCGAGACAAAGGACACACGATTGGTAGATACTTCAACGTCACCTGACTACatggaggatgaagaagaagagccAATCATAGTAGAAATTCCAACTGACGAGAAATCTCTACAGGTTGATATtgaggaggaagaaaggaaagcCAAAGAATTGATAGACAATGCAAAACCCAAAAAATCTCCCTTAAAAAAAATGCTATGCTGTGGATCAAAACGAG